A part of Solicola gregarius genomic DNA contains:
- a CDS encoding DUF2550 domain-containing protein, whose product MDSFGVLVLLAILVGVAMIVRRRLLARSGGTFELSLNKRPAAPSGRSARGWTLGIGRYAGERLEWFRVFSLGIRPSYTLERGHVEVTGRREPVGPEAFALYAGNVIVECRSADQTIQLGLSPESLTALLAWLESGPPGRESGKVI is encoded by the coding sequence GTGGACTCCTTCGGCGTGCTCGTACTCCTTGCGATTCTGGTCGGTGTCGCGATGATCGTACGACGACGCCTGCTGGCCCGCAGTGGCGGAACATTCGAGCTCAGTCTCAACAAACGCCCGGCAGCTCCGAGCGGACGCTCGGCGCGAGGGTGGACCCTCGGCATCGGCCGGTACGCCGGCGAGCGGCTGGAGTGGTTTCGAGTCTTCTCGCTCGGCATTCGCCCGTCGTACACCCTCGAGCGCGGGCACGTCGAGGTCACGGGCAGGCGCGAGCCCGTTGGCCCCGAGGCGTTCGCCCTGTACGCCGGCAATGTGATCGTCGAGTGCCGTTCGGCCGACCAGACGATCCAGCTCGGCCTCAGCCCCGAGTCGCTGACCGCTCTGCTCGCGTGGCTCGAGTCCGGCCCGCCCGGGCGAGAGTCCGGGAAAGTCATCTGA
- a CDS encoding F0F1 ATP synthase subunit epsilon, whose product MSDDVLRVELVAADRVVWSGEATNLIARTVEGDVGILANHAPMLSLMVEGVVEIETTDNETWVAAVESGFLSVAENRVSVLSEQAEMSHDIDFEQAKRDLEQARQTGSLDLPAEQAVRRAEARIRAVEIAG is encoded by the coding sequence ATGTCCGACGACGTCCTCCGAGTAGAGCTGGTAGCCGCCGACCGTGTCGTGTGGTCGGGCGAGGCGACCAACCTCATCGCCCGCACGGTCGAGGGCGATGTCGGCATCCTGGCCAACCACGCGCCGATGCTCTCGCTGATGGTCGAGGGCGTCGTCGAGATCGAGACGACCGACAACGAGACGTGGGTCGCCGCGGTCGAGTCGGGGTTCCTGTCCGTGGCCGAGAACCGCGTGTCCGTCCTGTCCGAGCAGGCCGAGATGTCCCACGACATCGATTTCGAGCAGGCGAAGCGCGACCTGGAGCAGGCCCGCCAGACGGGTTCGCTCGACCTGCCGGCCGAGCAGGCCGTACGCCGCGCCGAGGCGCGGATCCGGGCGGTCGAGATCGCCGGCTGA
- the atpD gene encoding F0F1 ATP synthase subunit beta, whose translation MTATLSEEQAAESAAGVGRVARVVGPVLDVEFPVDTMPEIYNALTVEATIGDETHELTLEVAQHIGDGMVRAISMRPTDGIVRGAPVADTGRPISVPVGDATLGHVFNTIGECLNLKEGETLEVKERWGIHRKAPAFDALEAKTEMFETGIKVLDLLTPYVQGGKIGLFGGAGVGKTVLIQEMIARVARDHGGVSVFAGVGERTREGNDLITEMDESGVLGQTALVFGQMDEPPGARLRVALSALTMAEYFRDVQNQDVLLFIDNIFRFTQAGQEVSTLLGRMPSAVGYQPTLADEMGVLQERITSTRGHSITSMQAIYVPADDYTDPAPATTFAHLDATTELNREIASMGIYPAVDPLTSTSRILDPRYISADHYNTATRVKQILQRNKELQDIIAILGVDELSEEDKVVVNRARRIQRFLSQNTYVAKQFTGIEGSTVPLADTIESFTKICDGEYDHVAEQAFFMCGGLDDVDKKWAEIQKGL comes from the coding sequence ATGACTGCCACCCTTTCAGAAGAGCAGGCCGCGGAGTCCGCGGCGGGAGTCGGGCGCGTAGCCCGGGTCGTCGGGCCCGTTCTCGACGTCGAGTTCCCCGTCGACACGATGCCCGAGATCTACAACGCGCTGACCGTCGAGGCGACGATCGGTGACGAGACGCACGAGCTGACCCTCGAGGTCGCCCAGCACATCGGCGACGGCATGGTCCGGGCGATCTCGATGCGCCCGACCGACGGCATCGTCCGCGGCGCACCCGTCGCTGACACCGGCCGGCCGATCTCGGTGCCGGTCGGCGACGCGACGCTCGGCCACGTGTTCAACACGATCGGCGAGTGCCTGAACCTCAAGGAGGGCGAGACCCTCGAGGTGAAGGAGCGGTGGGGCATCCACCGCAAGGCTCCGGCGTTCGACGCGCTCGAGGCCAAGACCGAGATGTTCGAGACCGGCATCAAGGTGCTCGACCTGCTCACGCCGTACGTACAGGGCGGCAAGATCGGCCTGTTCGGCGGTGCCGGTGTCGGCAAGACCGTGCTGATCCAGGAGATGATCGCCCGAGTCGCGCGCGACCACGGTGGTGTGTCGGTGTTCGCGGGCGTCGGTGAGCGTACGCGTGAGGGCAACGACCTCATCACGGAGATGGACGAGTCCGGAGTGCTCGGGCAGACCGCCCTGGTGTTCGGTCAGATGGACGAGCCACCCGGTGCCCGTCTCCGGGTCGCCCTGTCGGCGCTGACGATGGCGGAGTACTTCCGCGACGTGCAGAACCAGGACGTGCTGTTGTTCATCGACAACATCTTCCGGTTCACCCAGGCCGGCCAGGAGGTTTCCACGCTGCTCGGCCGGATGCCGTCGGCGGTTGGTTACCAGCCGACGCTGGCCGACGAGATGGGCGTGCTGCAGGAGCGGATCACGTCGACGCGCGGACACTCGATCACCTCGATGCAGGCGATCTACGTACCCGCCGACGACTACACCGACCCGGCACCCGCGACGACGTTCGCCCACCTCGACGCGACGACCGAGCTCAACCGTGAGATCGCGTCGATGGGTATCTACCCGGCCGTCGATCCGCTGACCTCGACGTCGCGGATCCTCGACCCGCGTTACATCTCCGCGGACCACTACAACACCGCTACCCGGGTGAAGCAGATCCTGCAGCGCAACAAGGAGCTGCAGGACATCATCGCGATCCTCGGTGTCGACGAGCTGTCCGAGGAGGACAAGGTCGTCGTCAACCGGGCGCGCCGGATCCAGCGGTTCCTCTCGCAGAACACCTACGTGGCCAAGCAGTTCACGGGGATCGAGGGCTCGACGGTTCCGCTCGCGGACACGATCGAGTCGTTCACCAAGATCTGTGACGGCGAGTACGACCACGTGGCCGAGCAGGCCTTCTTCATGTGCGGCGGTCTCGACGACGTCGACAAGAAGTGGGCCGAAATCCAAAAGGGTCTCTGA
- a CDS encoding ATP-binding protein, whose protein sequence is MRLINAVRDINASHLDDAPELRTIALYTDTDAAAMFVREADETYLLGAAADRPYLDLVVLERALADSNAEAVWVGWGFVAEDPAFADLCERLGLVFIGPTSAAMRQLGDKIGSKLIAEEVGVPVAPWSRGGVGTVEDALAAADEIGYPLMLKATAGGGGRGIRMVSGAAELTDAYQRTRDEAERAFGSSVVFLERLVTGARHVEVQLIADGQGTAWAVGVRDCSVQRRNQKVIEESRSPLLDTEQTDELKASAERLALAVGYRGAGTVEFLYHPDEKTFAFLEVNTRLQVEHPITEATTGLDLVRLQLHIAQGGALEGERPVESGHAVEARLNAEDPDRDFAPAPGRIARLEFPTGPGIRIDTGVAERDTIAADFDSMIAKVIAVGRDRDEALARLRRAMGATTVVIEGGTTNKTFILELLSQPEVVSGTPAWASTGWIDAARQDGRLVAARHSGIALAAAAIEAYEEQERYEIARLLETARGGRPQLQHEIGRAIDLKLRGASYRVTVIQSGPDRYHVTVAAGAEERTIEASIDRLDDFHARMTVAGHAYRLVTASHGPLQLVEVDGVTHRVSRDEGGVLRAQAPALVVATPVAVGDHVAAGAPVLVLESMKMETVLNAPFAARVKEVLVRTGSQVETGAALARLEPSGDEPAARDEHTGGLATLELAPSPEPSSADQRLDRARADLRALLLGYDVDPEGRGEVLRRYLRARDELAVDEEHHVHEELALLGLFADIAELGRNRPAGEDLHTELRVHSSREHLHTYLQSLDADRVGLPAQFRERLARVLAHYGITDLERSPALEEAVFRVFITQQLPATDVDIAIALLQRWLRSPAPSNELAAAARGLLERMVRATQLRYPVVGDLARSIRFRWFDQPLVDAERLTVLGGVADEVEALAADPTAEDRDERIAALTAIPEQLVGFLAARLETGLPAEEPLLEVLVRRHYLEHDLHDVRTHHADGRPLVVAQYSLDDKGPTHLVTTIGTSAELERPAGTLDRAISAQLSTDRATVVELYLHAPDVAEQGDATSARIRDAVAALDVAPRVRRVTVAVAPGDGPVGYYTYRPNADGVYEEDTLVRGMHPMVGRRLNLWRLSEFDVTRLEAPADVLLYECVARENSRDRRLVAMAQVRQLAVVRDEEGKVTGLPHAERAVENCLEAIRRVRTSRGSAGSKLDRNHVWVTVWPVVEADVDQLTSLQAKITPLSEGAGIEEVLAQGRVAGPDGSLQPLAIRFHSRPGAGVVADLEPPPTEPLRPLDDYASKVLRARRRGLVYPYELESVLAAGGTLVEYDLDDTGRLVEVDRRRGLNKAGILVAVVSTPTPLYPDGIKRVVLCGDPTMALGAVSEPECARIIAAIDLAERMQVPIEWFAISAGARISMDSGTENMDWVAAALKRIVEFTQAGGEINVVVAGINVGAQPYWNAEATMLMHTRGILVMTPDSAMVLTGKQSLDFSGGVSAEDNFGIGGYDRVMGPNGQAQYWAPDLAGALSILMKHYEHTYVEPGEPGPRRAPTGDPADRDVSSYPHASADSDFTTVGEIFAADRNPDRKKAFDIRTVMRAVADQDSAMLERWAGMADADTAVVCDAHLAGHSVALLGIESRPVARGGFPPTDGPSTYTAGTLFPRSSKKVARAINAASGNRPVVVLANLSGFDGSPDSMRNLQLEYGAEIGRAIVNFDGPIVFCVISRYHGGAFVVFSKRLNPDLTVLAIEGSYASVLGGAPAAAVVFSSEVDKRAAADPRVAELEGRIEDAAGAERARLGVELADLRASLRADKISEVAAEFDAIHNIHRAVDVGSVDEVITPARLRPRIIEVLDRYLRGAGG, encoded by the coding sequence ATGCGCCTCATCAACGCCGTTCGCGACATCAACGCATCGCACCTCGACGACGCACCCGAACTACGGACCATCGCGCTCTACACCGATACGGATGCGGCCGCGATGTTCGTACGAGAGGCCGACGAGACCTACCTGCTCGGCGCCGCCGCGGACCGCCCGTACCTGGACCTGGTCGTACTCGAGCGGGCGCTCGCCGACTCGAACGCCGAGGCCGTCTGGGTCGGATGGGGCTTCGTCGCGGAGGATCCGGCCTTCGCCGACCTGTGCGAACGGCTCGGTCTGGTGTTCATCGGCCCGACCTCGGCCGCGATGCGCCAGCTCGGCGACAAGATCGGCTCGAAGCTGATCGCCGAAGAGGTCGGCGTGCCCGTCGCCCCCTGGAGTCGCGGTGGAGTCGGGACCGTCGAGGACGCACTCGCCGCCGCCGATGAGATCGGCTACCCGCTGATGCTCAAGGCGACCGCCGGTGGTGGTGGCCGCGGGATCCGGATGGTCTCCGGCGCAGCAGAGCTGACCGATGCGTACCAACGTACGAGAGACGAGGCCGAGCGTGCGTTCGGAAGCAGCGTCGTCTTCCTCGAGCGCCTCGTCACCGGAGCGCGCCACGTCGAGGTGCAGCTGATCGCCGACGGCCAGGGCACGGCATGGGCGGTCGGCGTACGGGACTGCTCGGTGCAACGCCGCAACCAGAAGGTGATCGAGGAGTCCCGCTCACCGCTGCTCGACACGGAACAGACCGACGAACTGAAGGCATCCGCGGAGAGGCTCGCGCTCGCGGTCGGATACCGGGGCGCGGGAACGGTCGAGTTCCTCTACCACCCGGACGAGAAGACGTTCGCATTCCTCGAGGTCAACACCCGGCTCCAGGTCGAGCACCCGATCACGGAGGCCACCACCGGCCTGGATCTCGTCCGGCTGCAGCTCCACATCGCGCAGGGCGGCGCGCTGGAGGGCGAGCGTCCCGTCGAGAGCGGCCACGCCGTCGAGGCGCGGCTGAACGCCGAGGACCCCGACCGCGACTTCGCGCCCGCCCCGGGACGCATCGCCCGGCTGGAGTTCCCGACCGGCCCTGGCATCCGGATCGACACCGGGGTCGCCGAGAGGGACACCATCGCGGCGGACTTCGACTCGATGATCGCGAAGGTGATCGCGGTCGGTCGCGACCGCGACGAGGCGCTGGCCCGGCTACGCCGGGCGATGGGCGCCACGACGGTGGTGATCGAGGGCGGCACCACCAACAAGACGTTCATCCTCGAGCTGCTCTCGCAGCCCGAGGTGGTCTCCGGCACGCCCGCCTGGGCGAGCACCGGCTGGATCGACGCCGCCCGCCAGGACGGCCGCCTGGTCGCCGCACGGCACTCGGGGATCGCCCTTGCGGCCGCCGCGATCGAGGCGTACGAGGAGCAGGAGCGCTACGAGATCGCCCGGCTCCTGGAGACGGCCCGCGGTGGCCGGCCGCAGCTGCAGCACGAGATCGGCCGGGCCATCGACCTGAAGCTGCGCGGCGCGTCCTACCGGGTCACCGTGATCCAGTCCGGGCCGGATCGTTACCACGTCACGGTCGCTGCGGGCGCCGAGGAACGAACCATCGAGGCGAGCATCGACCGCCTCGACGACTTCCACGCTCGGATGACCGTGGCGGGACACGCGTACCGACTGGTGACCGCCAGCCACGGTCCCCTGCAGCTCGTCGAGGTCGACGGGGTCACGCATCGCGTCAGTCGCGACGAGGGCGGTGTGCTCCGCGCGCAGGCGCCCGCGCTCGTGGTGGCAACACCGGTCGCCGTCGGCGACCACGTCGCCGCTGGGGCGCCCGTGCTCGTCCTGGAGTCGATGAAGATGGAGACGGTGCTGAATGCCCCGTTCGCCGCGCGGGTCAAGGAGGTCCTCGTACGCACCGGCAGCCAGGTCGAGACCGGCGCCGCGCTCGCCCGGCTGGAGCCGAGCGGCGACGAGCCCGCGGCCCGCGACGAGCACACCGGCGGACTCGCGACGCTCGAGCTGGCACCGTCTCCCGAGCCGTCCTCGGCCGACCAACGACTCGACCGCGCTCGTGCGGACCTCCGTGCGCTGCTCCTCGGGTACGACGTCGACCCCGAGGGCCGAGGCGAAGTGCTGCGCCGCTACCTGCGCGCACGCGATGAGCTGGCCGTCGACGAGGAGCACCACGTGCACGAGGAGCTGGCGCTGCTCGGGCTGTTCGCCGATATCGCCGAGCTGGGCCGCAACCGGCCGGCCGGCGAGGACCTGCACACCGAGCTGCGAGTGCACAGCTCGCGCGAACACCTGCACACGTACCTGCAGAGCCTCGACGCCGATCGGGTCGGGTTGCCGGCCCAGTTCCGAGAGCGACTGGCGCGGGTCCTCGCCCACTACGGCATTACCGACCTGGAGCGTTCACCCGCGCTGGAGGAAGCCGTCTTCCGCGTCTTCATCACCCAACAGCTCCCCGCGACCGACGTCGACATCGCGATCGCGCTCCTCCAGCGCTGGTTGCGTAGCCCGGCGCCGAGCAACGAACTCGCAGCCGCCGCGCGCGGCCTGCTGGAACGCATGGTCCGCGCGACACAGCTGCGGTACCCGGTGGTCGGCGACCTGGCCCGGAGTATCCGGTTCCGTTGGTTCGACCAGCCGCTCGTCGACGCCGAGCGACTCACGGTGCTCGGCGGCGTCGCCGACGAGGTGGAGGCGCTGGCGGCCGACCCGACGGCCGAGGACCGCGACGAGCGGATCGCGGCCCTGACGGCGATCCCTGAGCAGCTGGTCGGCTTCCTCGCCGCCCGGCTCGAGACCGGGCTGCCCGCGGAGGAACCTCTCCTCGAGGTGCTGGTCCGCCGGCACTACCTCGAGCACGACCTCCACGACGTACGCACGCACCATGCGGACGGTCGGCCACTCGTCGTCGCGCAGTACTCGCTCGACGACAAGGGCCCGACCCATCTGGTCACCACGATCGGGACCTCCGCGGAGCTGGAACGCCCGGCCGGCACCCTGGACCGCGCCATCTCGGCCCAGCTCAGCACGGACCGAGCCACGGTCGTCGAGCTCTATCTGCACGCTCCGGACGTCGCCGAGCAGGGGGATGCGACGAGCGCCCGGATCCGGGACGCGGTCGCCGCGCTCGACGTCGCCCCGCGGGTCCGTCGAGTCACCGTTGCGGTGGCGCCCGGCGACGGACCTGTCGGCTACTACACGTACCGGCCGAACGCCGATGGCGTGTACGAGGAGGACACTCTGGTCCGCGGCATGCACCCGATGGTCGGCCGACGCCTCAACCTGTGGCGGCTGAGCGAGTTCGACGTCACTCGTCTCGAGGCGCCGGCCGATGTGCTGCTGTACGAATGCGTGGCGAGGGAGAACTCCCGCGACCGCCGGCTCGTGGCGATGGCACAGGTACGCCAGCTCGCCGTCGTACGCGACGAGGAGGGCAAGGTCACCGGCCTCCCCCACGCCGAGCGCGCGGTCGAGAACTGCCTCGAGGCCATCCGCCGGGTACGCACGTCGCGCGGTTCGGCCGGCAGCAAGCTGGACCGGAACCACGTCTGGGTGACGGTCTGGCCCGTGGTCGAGGCCGATGTCGACCAGCTGACCTCGCTGCAGGCGAAGATCACCCCCCTCAGCGAGGGGGCCGGCATCGAGGAGGTGTTGGCACAGGGGCGGGTCGCCGGCCCGGACGGCAGCCTTCAGCCACTGGCGATCCGTTTCCACTCACGACCGGGCGCCGGTGTCGTGGCCGATCTCGAGCCGCCGCCAACCGAGCCGCTGCGGCCGCTGGACGACTACGCGAGCAAGGTCCTGCGCGCGCGTCGCCGTGGGCTCGTTTACCCGTACGAGCTCGAATCGGTGCTGGCCGCCGGAGGCACCCTCGTCGAGTACGACCTCGACGACACGGGACGCCTCGTCGAGGTCGATCGCCGGCGTGGCCTGAACAAGGCGGGCATCCTGGTTGCGGTCGTGTCGACTCCGACGCCGCTGTACCCGGACGGCATCAAGCGGGTGGTGCTCTGTGGTGATCCGACCATGGCGCTCGGCGCCGTCTCGGAGCCGGAGTGCGCCCGCATCATCGCCGCCATCGACCTGGCCGAACGGATGCAGGTGCCGATCGAGTGGTTCGCAATCTCGGCGGGAGCCCGGATCTCGATGGACTCCGGTACCGAGAACATGGACTGGGTCGCCGCGGCGCTGAAGCGGATCGTGGAATTCACCCAGGCCGGCGGCGAGATCAACGTCGTGGTCGCGGGCATCAACGTCGGAGCTCAGCCGTACTGGAACGCCGAGGCCACGATGTTGATGCACACCCGCGGGATCTTGGTGATGACGCCGGACTCCGCGATGGTTCTGACCGGCAAACAGTCGCTGGACTTCTCCGGCGGTGTCTCCGCCGAGGACAACTTCGGCATCGGCGGGTACGACCGGGTGATGGGACCCAATGGCCAGGCACAGTACTGGGCGCCCGACCTCGCCGGCGCCCTGTCGATCCTGATGAAGCACTACGAGCACACGTACGTCGAACCGGGCGAGCCCGGTCCGCGCCGCGCGCCCACCGGCGACCCGGCTGACCGGGACGTGTCGTCGTATCCGCACGCGAGCGCCGACAGCGACTTCACCACCGTCGGCGAGATCTTCGCGGCCGACCGCAACCCGGACCGCAAGAAGGCCTTCGACATCCGTACCGTCATGCGGGCGGTCGCGGACCAGGACAGCGCCATGCTCGAACGCTGGGCCGGCATGGCCGATGCGGACACGGCAGTCGTCTGCGACGCCCACCTGGCGGGCCACTCCGTCGCCCTGCTCGGCATCGAATCACGCCCGGTGGCCCGCGGCGGCTTCCCGCCAACCGACGGGCCGAGCACGTACACCGCAGGAACCCTGTTCCCCCGCTCGTCGAAGAAGGTCGCGCGGGCGATCAACGCCGCCTCGGGCAATCGTCCCGTGGTCGTACTGGCCAACCTGTCGGGGTTCGACGGGTCACCGGACTCGATGCGCAACCTGCAGCTGGAGTACGGCGCCGAGATCGGCCGCGCGATCGTGAACTTCGACGGTCCGATCGTCTTCTGCGTCATCTCGCGTTACCACGGCGGTGCCTTCGTAGTGTTCTCCAAGCGCCTGAATCCGGATCTGACCGTGCTCGCCATCGAGGGCTCGTACGCGTCCGTACTGGGAGGTGCGCCGGCGGCCGCGGTGGTGTTCTCCTCCGAGGTCGACAAGCGCGCCGCCGCGGACCCTCGGGTCGCCGAGCTGGAGGGTCGGATCGAGGATGCGGCCGGCGCGGAGCGGGCCCGGCTGGGCGTCGAGCTCGCCGACCTCCGGGCCTCGCTGCGTGCGGACAAGATCTCCGAGGTCGCCGCGGAGTTCGACGCGATCCACAACATCCACCGCGCGGTCGACGTCGGTTCGGTCGACGAAGTGATCACACCGGCGCGACTGCGTCCGAGGATCATCGAGGTATTGGATCGCTACCTGCGCGGTGCTGGGGGCTGA
- a CDS encoding STAS domain-containing protein, which translates to MVISLQSRVLRLHGRLDGASVSEVRRELYDAIDGLREGVDTELIVDLSGVDSVDATGLGVIAGAHRRVTGRGHRLVLRGCSLQLRRALAMTRLTRVVAVEREAV; encoded by the coding sequence ATGGTGATCTCACTACAGTCGCGCGTGCTGCGACTGCACGGCCGACTCGACGGGGCATCGGTCTCAGAGGTCCGCAGGGAGTTGTATGACGCCATCGACGGCCTCCGCGAGGGTGTCGACACCGAGTTGATCGTGGACCTGTCCGGAGTCGACTCCGTCGATGCGACCGGACTCGGCGTGATCGCGGGCGCCCATCGGCGAGTCACCGGCCGAGGGCACCGTCTGGTGCTTCGCGGGTGCAGCCTGCAGCTTCGCCGGGCGCTGGCCATGACCCGCCTGACCCGGGTCGTCGCCGTCGAGCGCGAAGCGGTCTGA
- a CDS encoding cob(I)yrinic acid a,c-diamide adenosyltransferase: MVNLTRIYTRTGDGGRTRLGDMSETSKVDLRLLAYADVDEANSQIGYALSFGELDRDVVDVLTHVQNDLFDVGADLSTPVVADPEYPPLRVEDDYVHRLEQWCDHYLEPLPKLRSFILPGGSRSASVLHVARTVVRRAERSAWAAYAEHGETMNEAAIRYLNRLSDLLFILARYANREQGDVLWVPGGERT; the protein is encoded by the coding sequence ATGGTGAACCTGACCCGCATCTACACCCGCACCGGCGACGGCGGCCGCACCAGGCTCGGCGACATGAGCGAGACCAGCAAGGTCGACCTACGCCTGCTCGCGTACGCCGACGTCGACGAGGCGAACAGCCAGATCGGGTACGCGCTTTCGTTCGGCGAGCTCGATCGGGACGTCGTCGACGTGCTCACGCACGTACAGAACGACCTCTTCGACGTCGGCGCCGACCTGTCCACCCCGGTGGTTGCCGACCCCGAGTACCCACCATTGCGGGTCGAGGACGACTACGTCCACCGCCTCGAGCAGTGGTGTGACCACTACCTCGAGCCGTTGCCGAAGCTGCGGTCGTTCATCCTGCCCGGCGGCTCGCGGAGCGCGTCGGTGCTGCACGTCGCCCGCACGGTCGTGCGCCGCGCCGAGCGCTCGGCGTGGGCTGCGTACGCCGAGCACGGCGAGACCATGAACGAGGCGGCGATCCGCTACCTGAACCGGCTCAGCGACCTGCTGTTCATCCTGGCGCGGTACGCGAACCGCGAGCAGGGCGACGTGCTGTGGGTGCCCGGCGGCGAGCGTACCTAG